Proteins found in one Rhodobacteraceae bacterium D3-12 genomic segment:
- a CDS encoding alpha/beta hydrolase → MHARGDFPGPEGRLEGRYHPQAERDAPIAIILHPHPQFGGTMNNKVVYNLHYTFFNMGFTVLRFNFRGVGRSQGEYDQGVGELSDAASALDYLQSMNQNSKHCWVAGFSFGAWIGMQLLMRRPEITGFISVSPPANMYDFSFLAPCPSSGLIINGLADRVAPPADTVSLVGKLHEQKGITITHEEVEGAGHFFENEHMDTLTGSVSDYVKRRLTETTR, encoded by the coding sequence ATCCATGCCCGAGGTGATTTTCCTGGACCCGAAGGCCGCCTCGAAGGCCGCTATCATCCACAAGCCGAGCGCGACGCCCCGATCGCCATCATCCTGCACCCGCACCCGCAATTCGGCGGCACGATGAACAACAAGGTCGTCTATAACCTGCATTACACCTTCTTCAACATGGGCTTCACCGTGTTGCGGTTCAATTTCCGTGGCGTCGGTCGAAGCCAGGGTGAATATGATCAAGGCGTCGGAGAGCTGTCCGATGCGGCCTCGGCCCTCGATTATCTTCAGTCGATGAACCAGAACTCCAAACATTGCTGGGTCGCGGGCTTCTCCTTTGGGGCCTGGATCGGCATGCAACTGCTGATGCGCCGCCCTGAGATTACCGGCTTCATCTCGGTCTCGCCCCCGGCGAACATGTATGACTTCTCCTTCCTCGCGCCCTGCCCGTCCTCTGGCCTGATCATCAATGGTCTCGCCGATCGGGTCGCGCCCCCCGCCGACACCGTGTCGCTTGTGGGCAAGCTGCACGAGCAGAAGGGCATCACCATCACCCATGAGGAAGTTGAAGGCGCAGGCCACTTCTTCGAGAACGAGCATATGGACACGCTCACCGGTTCGGTCAGCGACTATGTCAAACGCCGCCTAACTGAAACGACACGCTAA
- a CDS encoding Rrf2 family transcriptional regulator: MKLSTKGRYAMAALTDIALQPNDALVTLGDVSKRQDISLPYLEQLFVKLRRANLVASVRGPGGGYRLARPASEIRVVEVLAAVDETVDAMHKGAGASGGLSGSRAQSLTNRLWEGLSAHVYVFLHQTRLSDVIENQMAPCPAVPGIFDVVDEADVAN, from the coding sequence ATGAAGCTGAGCACGAAGGGGCGCTATGCGATGGCGGCGCTTACGGATATTGCGCTGCAACCGAATGATGCGCTGGTGACGCTTGGGGATGTGTCAAAACGTCAGGATATTTCGCTGCCGTATCTGGAGCAGTTGTTTGTGAAGCTGCGGCGGGCCAATCTGGTGGCGTCTGTGCGCGGGCCGGGCGGCGGCTATCGCCTTGCGCGGCCGGCGAGCGAAATTCGTGTTGTTGAAGTGCTTGCTGCGGTGGATGAGACAGTGGATGCGATGCACAAGGGCGCGGGCGCAAGCGGTGGCCTGTCGGGGAGCCGCGCACAATCGTTGACCAACCGTTTGTGGGAAGGGTTGAGCGCGCATGTCTATGTGTTCCTGCATCAAACGCGGCTGTCGGATGTGATCGAGAACCAGATGGCGCCCTGTCCGGCGGTGCCGGGAATTTTCGATGTGGTGGACGAGGCAGACGTCGCGAATTGA
- a CDS encoding cysteine desulfurase — protein sequence MSRVYMDYNATTPLRPEARAAMVAAMDVVGNPSSVHAEGRAAKMLVEKARAQVAALVGCAPKEVIFTSSATEAAALAMPEFASVCASPVEHDCVLSWSSAAENGAGRLDVDATGAILPSIGGAAFEESLWDDLVAVQAANSETGVLQDTFKLAQSVWACKRDAKILVDAVQAVGKLPFDLGNSGADYVMVSAHKLGGPKGVGALCLKLGNDVAAKLRGGGQEMGRRAGTENVIGIAGFGAAAEAAARDVADGRWEEVENHRDFMEAAIEDAANMTIFIGNTAERLPNTSCIAVPGWKGETQVMQMDLAGFGVSAGSACSSGKVRASTVLTAMGYDEVTAQSAIRVSLGLETTRDEVERFAMAWRAAYGKFRARAA from the coding sequence ATGAGCCGCGTCTATATGGATTATAATGCGACCACACCGCTGCGCCCCGAGGCGCGGGCGGCGATGGTTGCGGCCATGGATGTGGTGGGCAACCCGTCGAGTGTGCATGCCGAGGGGCGGGCCGCGAAGATGTTGGTTGAGAAGGCGCGCGCGCAGGTTGCGGCTTTGGTCGGCTGTGCGCCCAAAGAGGTGATTTTCACCAGCAGCGCGACCGAGGCGGCGGCGCTTGCCATGCCGGAATTTGCCAGTGTCTGTGCCAGCCCGGTGGAGCATGATTGCGTGTTAAGCTGGAGCAGCGCCGCAGAGAATGGCGCGGGGCGGCTGGATGTGGATGCCACGGGTGCGATTCTGCCAAGCATTGGCGGGGCGGCGTTTGAAGAGAGCCTTTGGGATGATCTTGTTGCTGTTCAGGCCGCCAATAGCGAGACCGGGGTGCTTCAGGATACCTTCAAGCTGGCGCAATCGGTTTGGGCGTGTAAGCGCGATGCGAAGATCCTTGTGGATGCGGTTCAGGCGGTTGGCAAGCTGCCCTTTGACCTTGGGAACTCGGGGGCGGATTATGTCATGGTGTCGGCGCATAAGCTGGGCGGTCCCAAGGGGGTTGGCGCGCTGTGTCTGAAGCTGGGCAATGATGTTGCGGCCAAGCTGCGCGGGGGCGGTCAGGAGATGGGCCGGCGAGCGGGCACCGAAAATGTGATCGGCATTGCCGGGTTTGGCGCGGCGGCGGAAGCGGCGGCGCGGGATGTGGCCGATGGCCGCTGGGAAGAAGTGGAAAACCACCGCGATTTCATGGAGGCCGCCATTGAAGACGCTGCGAACATGACTATTTTTATCGGAAATACGGCTGAGCGGCTTCCCAACACGTCGTGTATTGCAGTTCCGGGGTGGAAAGGCGAAACGCAGGTGATGCAAATGGACCTTGCGGGGTTTGGCGTTTCTGCCGGGTCGGCCTGTTCCAGTGGCAAGGTCAGGGCATCAACCGTGTTGACGGCCATGGGGTATGACGAGGTGACGGCGCAGAGTGCGATCCGCGTGTCGCTGGGACTTGAGACGACGAGAGATGAGGTCGAGCGCTTTGCGATGGCATGGCGCGCGGCATATGGAAAATTCCGCGCCAGAGCGGCGTGA
- the sufB gene encoding Fe-S cluster assembly protein SufB, with product MADGNDIQVKDGVEEETVEAVRSLGEKYKYGWETEIEMEYAPKGVSPDIVRLISEKNEEPAWMTEWRLQAFERWTGMQEPKWAMVNYPEIDFQDQYYYARPKSMETKPKSLDEVDPKLLATYEKLGIPLKEQMILAGVEGAENAPAEGRKVAVDAVFDSVSVGTTFQKELQEAGVIFCSISEAIREHPELVKKYLGSVVPVSDNFYATLNSAVFSDGSFVYVPPGVRCPMELSTYFRINAENTGQFERTLIIADKGSYVSYLEGCTAPQRDVAQLHAAVVEIIIEEDAEVKYSTVQNWYPGDENGVGGIYNFVTKRADCRGDRAKVMWTQVETGSAVTWKYPSCILRGNESQGEFYSIAIANNHQQADTGTKMVHLGRDTKSRIVSKGISAGVAQNTYRGLVSMHPKAKNSRNYTQCDSLLIGDKCGAHTVPYIEVKNNSSRVEHEATTSKVDDEQMFYCRQRGMDEEEAVALIVNGFAKEVLQALPMEFAMEAQQLVAISLEGSVG from the coding sequence ATGGCTGATGGCAACGACATTCAGGTCAAGGACGGTGTCGAGGAAGAAACGGTCGAGGCCGTTCGTTCGCTTGGCGAGAAATACAAATACGGCTGGGAAACCGAGATCGAGATGGAATACGCCCCCAAGGGCGTGTCCCCCGATATTGTGCGCCTGATCAGCGAGAAAAACGAAGAGCCCGCGTGGATGACCGAATGGCGTTTGCAGGCGTTTGAGCGTTGGACCGGCATGCAGGAACCCAAGTGGGCGATGGTTAACTACCCTGAGATCGACTTTCAGGATCAGTATTACTATGCCCGTCCCAAGAGCATGGAAACAAAGCCGAAATCTTTGGATGAGGTCGATCCGAAGCTGTTGGCGACCTATGAGAAGCTGGGTATTCCGCTCAAGGAGCAAATGATCCTTGCCGGGGTGGAAGGGGCCGAAAACGCCCCCGCCGAGGGCCGCAAGGTGGCGGTGGACGCGGTGTTTGATAGTGTTTCGGTCGGCACCACCTTCCAGAAGGAATTGCAGGAAGCGGGGGTGATCTTCTGCTCGATCAGCGAAGCCATTCGCGAGCATCCTGAATTGGTCAAGAAATACCTCGGCTCGGTCGTGCCGGTGAGTGATAACTTCTATGCGACGCTGAACAGCGCCGTCTTCTCGGACGGTTCGTTTGTTTACGTGCCGCCGGGGGTGCGTTGCCCGATGGAGCTGTCGACGTATTTCCGCATCAATGCCGAGAACACCGGCCAGTTCGAGCGCACGTTGATCATTGCCGACAAGGGGTCTTATGTCTCCTATCTTGAAGGCTGCACCGCGCCGCAACGCGACGTGGCCCAGCTTCATGCGGCGGTGGTGGAGATCATCATCGAGGAAGACGCCGAGGTGAAATATTCCACCGTTCAGAACTGGTATCCCGGGGATGAGAACGGCGTTGGCGGGATCTATAACTTTGTCACCAAGCGGGCCGATTGCCGCGGTGACCGGGCCAAGGTGATGTGGACCCAAGTTGAAACCGGCAGCGCGGTGACGTGGAAATACCCGTCCTGCATCCTGCGCGGCAACGAAAGCCAAGGCGAGTTTTATTCGATCGCCATCGCCAACAACCACCAGCAGGCCGATACCGGCACCAAGATGGTGCATCTGGGGCGCGACACCAAGAGCCGGATCGTCAGCAAAGGGATTTCGGCGGGCGTGGCGCAGAACACCTATCGCGGGTTGGTGTCGATGCACCCCAAGGCGAAGAATTCGCGCAACTATACCCAGTGTGACAGCCTGTTGATCGGCGATAAATGCGGCGCGCATACGGTGCCGTATATCGAGGTGAAGAATAACTCATCCCGGGTTGAGCACGAGGCGACCACATCCAAGGTGGATGACGAGCAGATGTTTTATTGCCGTCAGCGGGGCATGGACGAGGAAGAGGCCGTGGCGTTGATCGTCAACGGGTTTGCCAAGGAAGTGCTGCAAGCCTTGCCGATGGAGTTCGCCATGGAAGCGCAACAGCTTGTGGCGATCTCTCTGGAAGGGTCTGTGGGCTGA
- a CDS encoding FkbM family methyltransferase, producing MKDGKPAKGGFRLDRALRKLRAGDPVVLEGMDLVFTRIHGRDFRFATTHARDPIQRKWRKGVFYEPKELAAIKAHFPHGGTFVDIGANVGNHSLYVAGFMAPARVIPFEPNPTAYKLLIANIMLNGFADVFDLSHLGMGLADEAAEGFAMLEQPRNLGGSRMADVGEGGLKVVTGDMALNGVTPDMIKVDVEGMEMKVLRGLKETIARARPILLLEIDDENDADFQAWIAPLNYEVVEKVRRYQNNTNYVLIPATDEE from the coding sequence ATGAAGGATGGCAAGCCGGCAAAGGGCGGGTTCAGGCTGGACCGGGCGCTGCGCAAGCTGCGCGCGGGCGATCCGGTTGTCTTGGAGGGGATGGACCTTGTGTTCACCCGCATCCATGGGCGCGATTTCCGCTTTGCCACCACCCATGCGCGCGACCCGATTCAGCGCAAGTGGCGCAAGGGCGTGTTTTACGAGCCCAAGGAGTTGGCCGCGATCAAGGCGCATTTCCCGCATGGCGGGACGTTTGTCGATATCGGGGCGAATGTGGGCAATCATTCGCTTTATGTCGCCGGGTTCATGGCGCCGGCGCGGGTGATCCCGTTTGAACCGAACCCGACCGCTTACAAGCTGTTGATCGCCAACATCATGCTGAACGGATTTGCCGATGTGTTTGATCTGTCGCATCTGGGCATGGGGCTTGCCGATGAGGCGGCTGAGGGGTTTGCGATGCTGGAGCAGCCGCGCAACCTCGGCGGGTCGCGGATGGCGGATGTGGGCGAGGGCGGCTTGAAGGTTGTGACCGGCGACATGGCGTTGAACGGGGTGACGCCTGACATGATCAAGGTCGATGTCGAGGGCATGGAGATGAAGGTGCTGCGCGGGTTGAAAGAGACCATCGCGCGGGCGCGGCCGATCCTTTTGCTTGAGATCGACGACGAGAACGACGCCGATTTTCAAGCGTGGATTGCGCCGCTCAACTATGAGGTGGTTGAGAAGGTGCGCCGCTATCAGAACAACACGAATTACGTGCTGATCCCGGCCACAGATGAGGAGTGA
- a CDS encoding heavy metal-binding domain-containing protein, with protein sequence MIVTTTNTIEGKAIRDYRGIVVGEAIMGANVVRDLFASITDIVGGRSGAYESKLQDARTTALRELEDRAREAGGNAVVGVDLDYEVVGQSMLMVSASGTAVVID encoded by the coding sequence ATGATTGTGACAACAACCAACACCATCGAAGGCAAAGCCATCCGCGATTATCGCGGCATCGTCGTCGGCGAGGCGATCATGGGCGCGAATGTGGTGCGCGATCTGTTCGCGTCGATCACCGACATCGTTGGTGGCCGGTCGGGGGCGTATGAATCCAAACTTCAGGACGCGCGCACAACGGCATTGCGCGAGTTGGAAGACCGCGCCCGCGAGGCGGGTGGCAATGCGGTGGTTGGCGTTGATCTTGACTACGAAGTGGTCGGGCAATCCATGCTCATGGTCTCGGCCAGCGGCACGGCTGTGGTGATCGACTGA
- the sufC gene encoding Fe-S cluster assembly ATPase SufC, whose product MLEIKGLKVKLEEEEKQILKGVDLSVEPGKVHAIMGPNGSGKSTLSYVLSGRDGYEVTDGSATLDGEDLLDMEPEERAALGLFLAFQYPVEIPGVGNMTFLRTAVNAQRKARGEDEMSATEFLKVIRAKAKDLKIDAEMLKRPVNVGFSGGEKKRNEILQMAMLEPKMCILDETDSGLDVDAMKLVADGVNALRSEGRGFLVITHYQRLLDHIKPDVVHIMADGRIVKTGGPELALEVENNGYADILAEVA is encoded by the coding sequence ATGCTTGAGATCAAAGGCTTGAAAGTCAAACTTGAAGAAGAAGAGAAGCAGATCCTCAAAGGGGTCGACCTGAGTGTTGAACCGGGCAAGGTGCATGCGATTATGGGCCCTAACGGGTCGGGTAAATCGACGCTGTCCTATGTGCTGTCCGGGCGCGATGGCTATGAGGTGACAGACGGCAGCGCGACGCTTGATGGCGAAGACCTGTTGGATATGGAACCCGAAGAGCGCGCCGCATTGGGCCTCTTTCTGGCGTTTCAATACCCGGTTGAGATTCCGGGCGTGGGCAACATGACGTTCCTGCGCACTGCGGTGAACGCACAGCGCAAGGCGCGTGGCGAAGACGAGATGAGCGCGACAGAGTTTCTCAAGGTGATCCGCGCCAAAGCCAAGGATTTGAAAATCGACGCAGAGATGTTGAAACGCCCGGTCAATGTGGGCTTTTCCGGCGGTGAGAAAAAGCGCAACGAGATCCTGCAAATGGCGATGCTCGAGCCCAAGATGTGTATCCTTGACGAGACGGACTCAGGGCTTGACGTGGACGCGATGAAGCTGGTCGCGGACGGCGTTAACGCGCTGCGCAGCGAAGGGCGCGGGTTCCTTGTTATCACGCATTATCAACGGCTTCTGGACCATATCAAACCCGATGTGGTGCATATCATGGCCGATGGCCGGATTGTTAAAACCGGCGGGCCTGAGCTCGCTCTTGAGGTGGAAAACAACGGTTATGCCGATATTCTGGCCGAGGTGGCGTAA
- a CDS encoding SufD family Fe-S cluster assembly protein, whose translation MSALKQAKQEAAALRLEGVSLPKGAGWITAAREDALTRVKDMGLPGRRDEYWKYTRPDTLTHAEAPTAAVLERDEEPVFTPIDRVKLVFVDGVFDASASDPLALAGVEIERLSEAAGKDIHWAKDLYGALETNGQTPVDRPLAALNTALAEEGVLIRVTGKASKPVSLIYRHESGSSDAILHHVVKIEAGGELTLLENGPAAARLNKVLEVDIADGASFHHVRAQGRDHERRAATHIFARLGRESVFKSFTLTVNGVLTRNECVIELTGDDAVAHVAGACLGDGDFLHDDTVFVTHDAVNCESRQVYKKVLRNGATGVFQGKILVKPGAQKTDGYQKSQSLLLDEDSQFLAKPELEIYADDVACSHGSTSGAIDDEALFYLRSRGVGVEDATDLLTLAFLAEAVDEIEDPALGEEIVGRLEGWLGRRRHG comes from the coding sequence ATGTCAGCACTTAAACAAGCAAAGCAGGAGGCGGCGGCCTTGCGCCTTGAGGGTGTGAGCCTGCCCAAGGGCGCGGGTTGGATCACGGCCGCGCGTGAGGATGCGTTGACGCGGGTCAAGGATATGGGGCTGCCGGGGCGACGGGATGAGTATTGGAAATACACCCGGCCCGACACGCTGACCCACGCAGAGGCGCCCACGGCGGCGGTTCTGGAGCGCGATGAAGAGCCGGTTTTCACGCCGATTGATCGGGTGAAGCTGGTGTTTGTCGATGGGGTGTTTGACGCTTCGGCGTCGGACCCGCTTGCGCTCGCCGGGGTCGAGATTGAACGCCTGTCAGAGGCCGCAGGCAAGGACATTCATTGGGCCAAGGACCTTTACGGCGCTTTGGAAACCAACGGGCAGACCCCAGTGGACCGCCCGCTTGCGGCGCTGAACACTGCGTTGGCCGAGGAGGGTGTTCTGATCCGGGTGACGGGCAAGGCGAGCAAGCCTGTGAGCCTGATTTATCGTCATGAATCAGGTAGTTCCGATGCGATCCTCCACCATGTTGTGAAGATCGAAGCGGGCGGCGAATTGACCCTGTTGGAGAATGGTCCGGCGGCGGCGCGGCTTAACAAAGTGTTGGAAGTCGACATCGCCGATGGTGCAAGCTTTCATCATGTGCGGGCGCAAGGGCGCGATCATGAGCGGCGTGCGGCGACCCATATTTTCGCCCGTCTTGGGCGCGAAAGCGTGTTCAAGAGCTTTACGCTGACGGTGAATGGCGTGTTGACGCGCAACGAATGCGTGATCGAGCTGACCGGGGATGATGCAGTGGCGCATGTCGCCGGGGCGTGCCTTGGCGACGGTGATTTCCTGCATGACGACACCGTTTTCGTGACCCATGACGCGGTGAATTGCGAAAGCCGGCAGGTCTATAAGAAAGTGCTGCGCAACGGGGCGACCGGCGTTTTTCAGGGCAAGATTCTGGTGAAACCGGGCGCCCAGAAAACCGACGGCTATCAAAAGTCGCAATCGCTTTTGCTGGACGAGGACAGCCAGTTTCTGGCCAAGCCGGAGCTGGAAATCTATGCCGATGACGTGGCCTGTTCGCACGGCAGCACCAGTGGCGCGATCGACGATGAAGCGCTGTTTTACCTGCGATCCCGTGGGGTTGGCGTGGAAGACGCGACCGACCTTCTGACGCTTGCCTTCCTTGCTGAAGCGGTGGACGAGATAGAAGATCCAGCCCTTGGCGAAGAGATCGTCGGGCGGCTGGAAGGCTGGCTTGGACGGCGGCGGCACGGCTAA
- a CDS encoding YIP1 family protein, translating to MSAVHDIVATYRGPRRVVRRILDAGINEPRALVILLAGCAVMFIAQWPRLSRLSVESGDALNPLLGGALIGLMFYLPLALYALALVTFAILRLAGGKGTTAYAVRIALFWALLASAPIMLLWGLTAGFVGQGPAMTAVGVLWCAMFLWVWISGLVEAWKTT from the coding sequence GTGTCGGCAGTGCACGATATTGTGGCCACCTATCGCGGGCCGAGGCGGGTGGTTCGCCGCATCCTCGACGCCGGGATCAATGAGCCGCGCGCCTTGGTGATCCTGTTGGCGGGCTGTGCGGTGATGTTCATCGCACAGTGGCCGCGCCTGTCGCGCCTGTCGGTCGAGAGCGGTGATGCGTTGAACCCGCTGTTGGGCGGGGCGCTTATCGGCTTGATGTTTTACCTGCCGCTGGCGCTCTATGCGCTGGCGTTGGTGACATTTGCCATTTTGCGGCTGGCGGGGGGCAAGGGGACCACGGCCTATGCGGTGCGGATCGCGCTGTTCTGGGCCTTGCTGGCGAGCGCGCCGATCATGCTTCTTTGGGGGCTGACGGCGGGGTTTGTCGGGCAGGGTCCGGCGATGACGGCGGTTGGTGTGCTGTGGTGTGCGATGTTCCTTTGGGTATGGATTTCGGGGCTGGTAGAGGCGTGGAAAACGACATGA
- a CDS encoding YIP1 family protein → MSFNWQALVKKTILKPKDAAREIIQLRQLLSREMLWSMVIVVAALMAMSYWVQWELFPPAAPASPQEAAAQQIMERIAARPFLAATLFACGIVVLINVLHWTGRLFGGTGGLHDMAAVFLWLQFFLVAAGALTLVLALVLMPLAALIAMIANVLGLWILIAFVDEVHGFNSPFKSLGVLIAGVVLMVLGFMLLAFLILTTGAGVAAHV, encoded by the coding sequence ATGAGTTTCAATTGGCAAGCCCTTGTAAAGAAAACCATTCTCAAACCCAAAGACGCGGCAAGAGAGATCATCCAGCTGCGCCAATTGCTGTCGCGCGAAATGCTGTGGAGCATGGTGATTGTCGTCGCGGCCTTGATGGCGATGTCCTATTGGGTGCAATGGGAGCTGTTTCCGCCCGCCGCGCCGGCATCGCCGCAAGAGGCGGCCGCGCAACAGATCATGGAGCGGATCGCCGCGCGTCCGTTCCTTGCCGCGACGCTGTTTGCCTGCGGGATAGTGGTGCTGATCAACGTGCTGCATTGGACCGGGCGGCTGTTTGGTGGCACCGGGGGCTTGCATGACATGGCGGCGGTGTTCCTGTGGCTGCAGTTCTTTTTGGTTGCCGCAGGGGCGCTGACCCTTGTGCTGGCGCTTGTGTTGATGCCTTTGGCGGCGCTGATTGCGATGATCGCCAATGTGCTGGGCCTGTGGATCTTGATTGCCTTTGTTGACGAAGTGCACGGCTTTAACAGCCCATTTAAATCATTGGGTGTTCTGATCGCCGGGGTGGTGTTGATGGTGCTTGGATTCATGCTGTTGGCCTTTTTGATCTTAACGACGGGCGCAGGAGTTGCCGCACATGTATGA
- a CDS encoding cysteine desulfurase, with translation MYDIEKIRADFPILTREINGKPLVYLDNGASAQKPKVVIDAITQAYSHEYANVHRGLHTLSNIATEKYEGVRAIVAKFLGVPDEDEIVFTSGTTEGINLVAYGWAMPRMEAGDEIVLSVMEHHANIVPWHFLRERQGVALKWVDVDSTGALDAQKVIDAIGPKTKLVAITHLSNVLGTVVDVKSICDAAREKGVPVLVDGSQGAVHAPVNVKELGCDFYAITGHKLYGPSGSGANYIAKDRMAEMRPFMGGGDMIREVSKDAVSYADPPMKFEAGTPGIVQTIGMGVALEYLMALGMENVAAHEAKLATYAAERLGGINWLTQQGTTKGKAAIFSFTMQGAAHPHDISTILDKKGVAVRAGHHCAGPLMEHFGVSATCRASFGLYNTEAEVDALIEALELAHQLFG, from the coding sequence ATGTATGACATCGAAAAAATCCGCGCCGACTTTCCGATCTTGACGCGAGAGATCAACGGCAAGCCCTTGGTTTACCTTGATAATGGCGCATCGGCGCAGAAGCCTAAGGTGGTGATTGATGCAATCACGCAGGCCTATAGCCATGAGTATGCCAATGTGCACCGCGGGCTGCACACATTGAGCAATATCGCGACCGAAAAATACGAGGGCGTGCGTGCGATTGTGGCCAAATTCCTAGGGGTGCCGGATGAGGATGAGATCGTCTTTACCAGCGGCACGACCGAGGGGATCAACCTTGTCGCCTATGGCTGGGCGATGCCGCGCATGGAGGCGGGGGACGAGATTGTCCTGTCGGTGATGGAGCATCATGCCAATATCGTGCCGTGGCATTTTCTGCGCGAACGTCAGGGTGTCGCGTTGAAATGGGTCGACGTGGATTCGACCGGCGCGCTGGATGCGCAAAAGGTGATTGACGCGATTGGACCCAAGACGAAATTGGTCGCAATTACTCATCTTTCCAATGTGTTGGGAACGGTTGTTGATGTAAAATCGATCTGTGATGCGGCGCGGGAAAAAGGTGTTCCGGTGCTGGTTGATGGCTCGCAAGGGGCGGTTCATGCGCCGGTGAATGTCAAAGAGTTGGGCTGTGATTTCTATGCCATCACCGGTCACAAGCTTTATGGCCCGTCCGGGTCGGGCGCGAATTACATCGCCAAGGACCGCATGGCCGAGATGCGCCCCTTTATGGGGGGCGGCGACATGATCCGTGAGGTCAGCAAGGACGCGGTGAGCTATGCCGATCCGCCGATGAAATTCGAGGCCGGAACGCCGGGGATCGTTCAGACGATCGGCATGGGCGTCGCGTTGGAGTATCTCATGGCGTTGGGCATGGAGAATGTGGCCGCGCATGAAGCCAAGCTGGCGACTTACGCCGCTGAGCGGTTGGGCGGGATCAACTGGTTAACCCAGCAAGGCACGACCAAAGGCAAGGCCGCGATCTTTTCATTCACCATGCAGGGCGCGGCGCATCCCCATGATATTTCGACGATTCTTGACAAGAAGGGTGTCGCGGTGCGCGCCGGACACCATTGCGCCGGGCCGCTGATGGAGCATTTCGGGGTGAGCGCAACCTGCCGCGCGAGCTTTGGGCTGTATAACACCGAGGCCGAGGTTGACGCGCTGATCGAGGCGCTTGAGCTGGCGCACCAGTTGTTTGGTTAA